In Jannaschia sp. W003, the genomic stretch CGCCGCACCTGCCGCCTACGCGTTGGGCGCTGCACACGACCTACCGGCAGGCCGTGCGCCTGCGAGCGCCGCCCGAGGCTGCCATCCCGGCGGACCTCATGGCGGGCGCCCGCATCGGCCTCGGCGCGCGCCACTTCGACGCCGCCTGCCGCCAGTGCCACGCCGCGCCCGGCGAGCGGCGGACGGCGACGCAGGAGGCCATGCGCCCCGAGCCGCCGCACGTCACGCGAGCGGTCGAGAACTGGGCGCCCCGGCACCTGCACTGGATCCTGCGCGAGGGCGTGAAGATGAGCGGCATGCCCGCCTGGCCCGGCCACCGCGCCGACGAGCCGTGGTCGGCGGTCGCCTTCCTGGAGGCGGTGCGCGACATGGACGCGGAGGGTTACGCCGCGCTTACCGAGGCGCCGGCGGAGGGAACGTGGGGCTACTGCGCCGGCTGCCACGGCACCGACGGAGTGGGGCGGCTTGGGCCGTACGTGCCGCGCCTCGACATCCTCGGCGCGTCCTACTTGGCGATGTCGCTGGAGGCTTACCGCACCGGCCTGCGCCGCTCGGGCTACATGCAGCACGCCGCCACGGAAGTCTCCGAGGCAGACCTCGGCGCGATGGCCGCGCGCTTCGGCGCCCTGCCCGTGGGGCCCTCCGGCCCCGGACCCGACCCCGCGCTCGCCGAGGCGGGCGAGGCGCTGGCCAAGCGGGGCACGCTCGACGACCCGTCCTGCGCCTCGTGCCACGGCGATGCCGCGACGCGCCCGGCCCGGGCCGAGTTCCCGGCCCTGAACGGCCAGCACGAGGGCTACCTCGCCGCCCAGCTCCGCCTCTGGCGCGACGGCGCGCGCGGCGGCGGCGCCCGGTCGCACCTGATGACCGCGGCCGCGCGGGACCTGTCGGACGGCGAGATCGCCGCGCTCGCCGCCTACTACGCCGCGCTTCCGCCGCGGGGGTTTGATCCGGAGGACCGCTGAATGCCCGACTTCGCCGCACTCCCGATGTTGGTGAACCTCGCGATCATCGCCGCAGGCGGCGCCGCCGTGTGGTGGGCCGGCACGCGGCTCGCGGGCTACGCCGACGACATCGCGCGCATCACCGGGATGGGCTCGGCCTTCGTCGGGATGCTGCTGCTAGGCGGGATCACCTCGCTTCCCGAGATCGGCGTGTCGCTCTCGGCGGGCTTCGGCGGCAACGCCGACATCGCTGTGAACAACCTGTTCGGCTCGATCGCCCTTCAGGTGCTTGTGCTCGCCATCGGCGACTGGGTGCTCGGCGGGCGGGCGCTGAGCTTTATGATCGGCCACCCCATCGTGCTGCTGCAGGGCGTGTTCGGGGCGCTGCTGTTCTCGGTCGCCATCGCCGCCGTGTCGGTGGGGGACGTGGCCGTGTTCGGGGCGGGGGCGTGGAGCCTCGGGCTGTTCGTCGCTTCGATCCTGTTCATGTGGTTCATCTCGCGCGAGGAGAGCTCGCATCCGCCGGGCTGGGAGGCCAAGCGCATGCCCGACCTCGGCCCCGAGGCGGACCCGCGCGACGTCGGCCTGCGCGAGGCCGTCAGGTGGACGAGCATCTGCGCCGCGGTGATCCTCGCGGCGGGCGTCGTGGTCTCGCAGGCCGCCGAGGCGGTGGCCGAGCAGTCGGGGCTGGGCGGCGCCTTCATCGGGGTGACCCTGCTGGGCCTCGTGACCTCGCTGCCCGAGATCTCGACGCTCACGGCGGCGGTGCGGCGCAGGCGCTACTCGATGGCGTTCGGCGACATCTTCGGCACCAACATCTTCGACTTCGCGCTGATCTTCGCGGTGGACCTCGCCTACGACGGGCCGCCGGTGCTGAACGAGGTGGGGGTGTTCTCTCAGGTGGCCGCAGCCTTGGGCGTGGTGGTGACGCTGTTCTACGTGGCCGGCCTGATCGAGCGGCGCGACGAGACGGTGGGGCGGCTCGGGATCGACAGCTGGGCGGTGGTGACGACCTACGCGGCGGGGCTGGTGCTGCTGTTCTTCCTTCGGTGAGGGGAGGGCGCGCCGCGCCCCGGCCTTGAGCCGGGGCCTCTGCCTTCGACCCGCGCTTCGCTCCGCAACGGGAGCGCTTGCGGCAACCAGGGGCCCCGGCGCGAGGCCGGGGCGTGGCGCTGCGTTAACTTGTTTTTGCCAGTCGGCAACTTCCGCGAATGCGACGCATTCCGCGGCTGGCATCGCGCCCCGCTCCGCGCTTACCGAATCCACCGGTCCCACGAGCCGTAGCGCTGTCCGCCCACATCCCCGCGCGGGATCGCGAGCGCCGCCAGCGCCACCGCGCAGGCCCACGCGAAGGCCGCCGGCAGCAGCGCGGCGTCCACCTGGAACGGCGCCCAGACCAGCCACGCCGCGAGGGCGACGTTCGCCAGCCGCGCCAGTCGCGCCACCGGCGCCATCGCCGACACCGCCACCACGATCGCCAGCGCGCCCACCACGTGCGCGTGGGGCGCGAGCGAGCCCTCCTGCCAGCCCAGCCAGAGCGGCGAGACCATCAGCGCGATGCCGACCCCGACCGAGGCCGCCAGCGTCCACGGCACCGTCATGCCCCCCGTGAGCATGTCGCGCACGATCACCCCCGGCGGCCGCGCGAAGTCGTCGTCGCGCATGTCGTCTGCGCCCTCGTCGGTGTCGCCGGTGAAGAACACCCGCAGCCACGGGCGCCCCGCGCGGTGGCGGCGCACGAGGAACTGCCCCGTGGCCACCAGCTCGTCGAGCGAGAAGGGGATCTGCAGCACCATCGCCGCTGCTCCGATCAGGGCGAGCGTGGAGTAGGTGCCGATCACGATGGGCTGGATGATGATGAAGCCGATCGAGACCACGCCCAAGGGGACGATCATCATCCCGAACAGCACCACCAGCCACGGCATGGTCCGCCAGCGCCGCGCCGTGCCCACGAGGCCCACCACGATCTCCAGCGCGTAGGTCAGCGCTCCGATGCCCGCGTCCGGCACGGGCCAGGCCTCGGAGACCGACGAGGTCACGATGTCCTCGGTGCCGTTCAAGCTCGGGTCGCGGCCCTCGGAGGCGGGGAAGAACGGATCCCAGACGCCGGGGATCGCCTCGATCTGGTAGGCGGTGAGGTAGTAGGAGAAGCCGAGGCCCACCAGCGCCAGCGCGATCACGGGGATGCGCTGGAACCAGTCCGAGGGCGAGTAGTCCCAGCCCGGCGGGATGGTCGGCCCCGTGCGCCGCGCCACGGGCGAGACGCCGATGGCGGGGGGCGTGGCGACGGCGAGGCTCATGGCAGCGAGGCCGACCAGCACCCCCTGTAGCCAGCCCGTGCCGGTGCCGGGGTGCCAGACGAGGGGCGCGAAGAGGACGAGCACGCCGAGGCCCGCCGCCGCCCAGCGCCCCCAGGGCAGGCGCCAGGAGCAGGACGCGAGGCCCGCGCCGATCAGGAGGAGGCCGAGGACGACGTTGGTCCAGCCGAGCGCGGGGTCGAGCCCCAGCATCGGCGGCGAGACCACGAGCCACGCGCCGAGCGCGGCGTTGGTGCAATGCGCCCAGAGGAACTGGCGGTGGTCGCGGCGGTAGTCGGCCTCGGCGCCCGCCCGCAGGGCCTCCACGTCGTCCACGCGCTCGGCGGCCGACTCCAGCCAGACCGGGGGCGTGATGTGGTTGGCCTCGTACCACGCCATCGGGTCGCGCTTCAGCGCCGCCACCAGCTCCGGCAGCGCGTCGCGGATGCGGCGGCGGGGGCGCCAGCCGAGCAGGCGGCGGGCCTTCGAGACGTCGAGCGCGTAGTGGTCCGAGGCGAGGTCGATCATGAAGGGCCGGATGAACGGCTTCTGCCCCTGGTCGAAGGCGTCGGGGATCGCCGGCTCGGCCGCGGTCTCCAGTGCGGCGCCGACCTTGGCCAGCGGCTTCGGGGCGGCGAGGGTCTGCCAGTGGTCCTCGCCGTGGATCAGACGGCCGAGACGTTCCTGCAGTTCCTCGTAGCTGACCGCATCCGGCTCGCCGACGAGGATCACCTCGTTCGGATCGAGCGCCGCGCGCCGCTCGATGGCGGCCTCGAAGGCGGCGAGCATGTCGTCTTGGTGCACGAAGGCCTGCCCGGCCTCGGCATCGCCGGCGTAAACGTGGCTCTTGATCTCGCGCTCGTAGACGCGGGCGATCTGGTGAGAGAGCGTCGGGACCGCCGTCTCCTCGTCGTAGAGGCCCGCGAGGTGGAGGAAGAGGGGGCGGATCGTGCCGGCCTCCTCGCAGATGATCCGTTCCGTGCGCGCCTTCGACTCGGGATAGGCCCAGGAGGGGTCCTCGGGGGCGCTCTCGTCGATGCGCTCGCCCGGCGCGCCGGCCTCGTGGACGAGCATGGTGCCGGCGTAGAGGAACTGCTCCACCTCCACCGGCCCGGCGCTCAGGGCGCGCAGGAGGCGGCGCGTGCCGGCCTCGTTGACCTCGTGGTAGAGCGGGTCGTCCTCGCCGGTGAAGTCGTAGTAGCCCGCGAGGTGGACCACGGAGGCCACCCGCCCGCCGGAGCGCTGCGCCACCGTCTCGACGGCGCGGCGGACGCTGGCGTCATCGGTCACGTCGCACGGCACGGTGCCGTCGCCGCCCTCGTGGGTCAGGCCGACGATGCGGTACCGGCCCGCGAGCCGCTCTGCCAGCGCGGTGCCGATGGCGCCGTCGGCGCCGGTGATGACGACGGTCTCTCGGTGTTCAGGCATGGATCCCCCGCGGTCTCGGGGCATTAGCGCCGGGGACCGCTCGCCAGTTCCGCCCCGTCCGCTATGTGTCTGCGCAATGGACGGAGGCCCCATGCTCGACCTTTGGTACAAGAACGCGGTGATCTACTGTCTCGACGTCGAGACTTTCATGGACCGGAACGGCGACGGGGTGGGGGACTTTGACGGACTGACGGACCGGCTCGACCACCTCGAGACGCTAGGCGTCACGGCGATCTGGCTCAACCCGTTCTACCCCACGCCGAACCGCGACAACGGCTACGACGTGAGCGACTTCTACGGGGTCGACCCGCGGCTCGGGAATCCGGGCGGCTTCGTGGAGTTCGCGCGGGCGGCGCGCGAGCGGGGCATGAAGCTGCTCGTGGACCTCGTGTGCAACCACACCTCCACGGACCATCCGTGGTTCCAGTCGGCGCGCTCGTCGAAGGACAGCCCGTTCCGCGACTGGTACGTCTGGTCCGAGGAGAAGCCCGAGGACATCGCCGAGGGCATCATCTTCCCCGGCGTGCAGGAGGCGGTCTGGACCTTCGACGAGGCGGCGGGCGCGTGGTACATGCACCGCTTCTACGCCCACCAGGCCGACCTCAACATCGCCAACCCCGCCGTGCGCGAGGAGATCATGCGCATCATGGGCTACTGGCTGGAGCTGGGGGTCGAGGGCTTCCGCGTCGACGCGGTGCCGTTCCTGATCGAGTACAAGGGCCTGAAGGAAGAACCCGAACGAGAGCCGGAGCTGCTCCTGTCGGAGATGCGCGACTTCCTCGCCTGGCGGCGGGCGGGCGCGATCCTGCTGGCCGAGGCCAACGTGGAGCGCGCGCAGGTGCCCGAGTACTTCGGCGGCCGCGAGTTCGACACCGACGAGCGCATGCACATGGTGTTCGACTTCCCCCTGAACCAGCGGATGTGGCTGGGATTGGTCCGCGGCTCGGCCGAGCCGGTGCGCGAGGCGCTGCGCTCGCGGCCCTCGCCGATGCCGGTGCACGCCCAGTGGGCGGTGTTCCTTCGCAACCACGACGAGCTGAGCCTCGACAAGTTGAGCGAGGCCGAGCGCGAGGAGTGCTTCGAGGCCCTCGCCCCCGAGGAGAGCATGCGCGTCTACGGGCGCGGGGTGCGGCGGCGGCTGGCGCCGATGCTGGGCGGGGACGCGGCGCGCCTGAAGCTGGCGCATGCGCTGCTCTACGCGCTGCCGGG encodes the following:
- a CDS encoding sodium:calcium antiporter, which translates into the protein MPDFAALPMLVNLAIIAAGGAAVWWAGTRLAGYADDIARITGMGSAFVGMLLLGGITSLPEIGVSLSAGFGGNADIAVNNLFGSIALQVLVLAIGDWVLGGRALSFMIGHPIVLLQGVFGALLFSVAIAAVSVGDVAVFGAGAWSLGLFVASILFMWFISREESSHPPGWEAKRMPDLGPEADPRDVGLREAVRWTSICAAVILAAGVVVSQAAEAVAEQSGLGGAFIGVTLLGLVTSLPEISTLTAAVRRRRYSMAFGDIFGTNIFDFALIFAVDLAYDGPPVLNEVGVFSQVAAALGVVVTLFYVAGLIERRDETVGRLGIDSWAVVTTYAAGLVLLFFLR
- a CDS encoding c-type cytochrome; the protein is MTRLRRALGWLHRHPRLEVLAILAMLAGLAGGATVAFGLYNVSADAPHLPPTRWALHTTYRQAVRLRAPPEAAIPADLMAGARIGLGARHFDAACRQCHAAPGERRTATQEAMRPEPPHVTRAVENWAPRHLHWILREGVKMSGMPAWPGHRADEPWSAVAFLEAVRDMDAEGYAALTEAPAEGTWGYCAGCHGTDGVGRLGPYVPRLDILGASYLAMSLEAYRTGLRRSGYMQHAATEVSEADLGAMAARFGALPVGPSGPGPDPALAEAGEALAKRGTLDDPSCASCHGDAATRPARAEFPALNGQHEGYLAAQLRLWRDGARGGGARSHLMTAAARDLSDGEIAALAAYYAALPPRGFDPEDR
- a CDS encoding alpha-amylase family protein translates to MLDLWYKNAVIYCLDVETFMDRNGDGVGDFDGLTDRLDHLETLGVTAIWLNPFYPTPNRDNGYDVSDFYGVDPRLGNPGGFVEFARAARERGMKLLVDLVCNHTSTDHPWFQSARSSKDSPFRDWYVWSEEKPEDIAEGIIFPGVQEAVWTFDEAAGAWYMHRFYAHQADLNIANPAVREEIMRIMGYWLELGVEGFRVDAVPFLIEYKGLKEEPEREPELLLSEMRDFLAWRRAGAILLAEANVERAQVPEYFGGREFDTDERMHMVFDFPLNQRMWLGLVRGSAEPVREALRSRPSPMPVHAQWAVFLRNHDELSLDKLSEAEREECFEALAPEESMRVYGRGVRRRLAPMLGGDAARLKLAHALLYALPGAPVMWYGDEIGMGERLDLSERSPVRTPMQWADAPNAGFSTTDGDLVRPVAEEGPCGYPEANVAAQRGHSDSLLETVGRMVRVRRACPEIGWGSWEILPSPDAVLALRCTWQGESVVTLHDLGGEGAEIAVEAEKPLVVLLSSEDCEAPAPGAPVALEPHGFRWFREGGERR
- a CDS encoding NAD-dependent epimerase/dehydratase family protein; protein product: MPEHRETVVITGADGAIGTALAERLAGRYRIVGLTHEGGDGTVPCDVTDDASVRRAVETVAQRSGGRVASVVHLAGYYDFTGEDDPLYHEVNEAGTRRLLRALSAGPVEVEQFLYAGTMLVHEAGAPGERIDESAPEDPSWAYPESKARTERIICEEAGTIRPLFLHLAGLYDEETAVPTLSHQIARVYEREIKSHVYAGDAEAGQAFVHQDDMLAAFEAAIERRAALDPNEVILVGEPDAVSYEELQERLGRLIHGEDHWQTLAAPKPLAKVGAALETAAEPAIPDAFDQGQKPFIRPFMIDLASDHYALDVSKARRLLGWRPRRRIRDALPELVAALKRDPMAWYEANHITPPVWLESAAERVDDVEALRAGAEADYRRDHRQFLWAHCTNAALGAWLVVSPPMLGLDPALGWTNVVLGLLLIGAGLASCSWRLPWGRWAAAGLGVLVLFAPLVWHPGTGTGWLQGVLVGLAAMSLAVATPPAIGVSPVARRTGPTIPPGWDYSPSDWFQRIPVIALALVGLGFSYYLTAYQIEAIPGVWDPFFPASEGRDPSLNGTEDIVTSSVSEAWPVPDAGIGALTYALEIVVGLVGTARRWRTMPWLVVLFGMMIVPLGVVSIGFIIIQPIVIGTYSTLALIGAAAMVLQIPFSLDELVATGQFLVRRHRAGRPWLRVFFTGDTDEGADDMRDDDFARPPGVIVRDMLTGGMTVPWTLAASVGVGIALMVSPLWLGWQEGSLAPHAHVVGALAIVVAVSAMAPVARLARLANVALAAWLVWAPFQVDAALLPAAFAWACAVALAALAIPRGDVGGQRYGSWDRWIR